The Flavobacterium sp. IMCC34852 genome contains the following window.
CGCCGAGGAAATTTTCCACACAAGCGTCGGTATATTTGATGAATTGTGATTTGAGCATTTTACGGAATCCTTCTTCTTTAAGATTTTCCATAAAAATATTGACCATCGGAGCGGTTTCGCCTACGATTCCTGAGTCTAATAAAAATACGGCACCTTTTCCTGTCGCGCTTTGTGACGGAATGCCGGTGGCTTCGATATTGTCTTTGGAATTGATGAGAATCGGAATGCTCAAATAGCTGTTTAACGGGTCAAGACCGGAACTTTTTCCGTGGAAGAAAGACTCCATTTGAGAAAAAATCGTTTTGAGTTGCAATAATTTTTCGCGGGTTAGATTTTCTAAGACCGTGATTTTGTCGTTAGCGTATTTGTCATAAATAGCGGCAACCAAAGCACCACTGCTCCCAACACCATATCCTTGCGGAATACTGGAATCGAAATACATGCCGCGCTCCACATCGGTTTTTAAAGCGTCCAAGTTGAAAGTCACCAATTCGGGTTGGTCTTTTTGGAGTTGCTCCAAATAGGTTACAAAACGACGTAAACTCGCATTAGATTTAATCGCTTCTTCAGATGGGTTTTCGTCCACTTTCAAAGCGCCGTTGTAAAAGTTGTAAGGAATGGATAAACCTTTAGAATCCTTTATAATTCCGTATTCTCCGAAGAGAAGAATTTTTGAGTAAAATAATGGTCCTTTCATATTTTTATATACTAAAGTTTATGGCTCCATCGCCAACTTGATCACAAATATAGTTACCATTTTGACAATAGCCAACTAATTCTGTTGTAATAAATTGCATCGCCTCGACTCTAACGTTTTCGGGGTACAAAACATGTACGTTGGCACCGGCATCGAGGGTAAAACATATAGGAATTTTCGTTTCGTTTCTGAATTGCCAAATTTTATTAATGATTTCCAAGGTGTTGGGTTTCATTAGGATAAAATAAGGAATCGAGGTCATCATCATTGAATGTAAAGTCAAAGCTTCACTTTCTACTATCTTGATAAACTCGGTTAAATCGCCTTTTTCTAAAACTTTTTTAATGGCCGATAAATTCTCATGCGCTTGTGCGAATCTTTGTTGGGCAAACGGATGATGGTGCATTAAATCGTGTCCGACTGTGCTCGAAACTTGTTTTTCGCCTTTGTCAACTAACAGAATGGTATCTTGGTAATTTTTGAAATTGTCGTGAATCTTAGCCGGAAATTCTACTCCGAATAAGTCGGAACTGCCTTCAATTTCGGCGTGATTTCCCCAAACTACTATATTTCCTTTTACGCTTCGGCAAGCGCTACCTGAACCTAATCGGGCTAAGAAAGAAGCTTTTAGGTTGAAGAAATTTTGGGTCATTTCAGGATACAACTTTCTTTCCAAACTCATAATATTCATTGCTAAAGCCGCCATTCCCGAGGCTGAGGAAGCAATTCCGGAACTGTGCGGAAAACTGTTTTCGGTGTCGATAGTGAAATGATAGTCTTTTAAATAAGGACAATAGATTTCGATGCGTTCTAAGAACTTTTGGATTTTCGGTTTGAAATCTTCTTTGGGTTGGCCTTCGAACAGCAAATCGAAGGAGAAATTACTGTCGTTTTGTTTTTTGGCGAAAGCCAATTTCGTAATCGTTTTACAATTGTTCAAAGTAAAACTGATAGAGGGATTGGCCGGAATTTGGTGCTCTTTTTTACCCCAATATTTGACTAAAGCGATATTGCTGGGTGCGCTCCATTGAAAACTTCCGTTTTCGATTACTGTTGAAAATGGTTTTGAAATAAAATCCTTTTCGGAAAGCATAGATTTGAAATTTAGACAAAGATACATTTTTTATAAAAAGAACATTATTTTGTTTAGTATATTTGAACAATATTTAAACAAAAATAATATGCAAAGGATTTTAAGAATAATATTGGTGGTGTTCACTTGTTTGACTATCGGTTATTTGTCGGGTATCGTTACTCGCGAGAGTATTACGACTTGGTATCCGACATTAATTAAGCCTGTTTTTAATCCACCGAATTGGATTTTTGCACCGGTTTGGACCATGCTTTATGTAATGATGGGTGTTGCCGGCGGTATGATTTGGAATCGAATTGATACTGATGAAGAGAATGTTAAGAAGGCTTTTAAGTTTTTTATATACCAATTGGCTTTGAATGCGCTTTGGTCTTATTTGTTTTTTGGATTGCAAAATCCGTTATTGGCTTTAATCGAAATTGTTTTGTTGTGGTTGATGATATTTGAGACTTACACACAGTTTAAGAAAATAGACAAAGTGGCCGGTATGTTGTTTATTCCGTATTTGGCATGGGTCAGTTTTGCCACGGTTCTCAATGCGAGTATTTGGTGGTTGAATAAATAAAAAAAATCCCGTCTGGATGAGACGGGATTTTTTTATAATTCTATTTTAATTATTGAATGACTAGTTTTTTAATGGTTTTTAAATGGTTTTCAGTATTAATTTCTACCAAATAAACGCCTTTGGATAAGTCGCTTACATTTAAATTGATAAGCTCGTTTGATTGTGCCTGAACGGTTTTAACGGTTTTTCCTAGAAGATTATAAAGTACAATAGTATCAATAGTTTCAGTAGTATTTGTTAAACTGATTTGAACATTGTTGGTTGCCGGATTAGGATATAAAACCAAATTGCCATCGGCAAAAGTGGTATTGCTCAACGCGTTCAAGAATTTGGTGTTGAAGGTATTGGTAACAATAGCCGGATTAGAATCAAAAATAATCGAGGCATTGTTCGGGATGATATCACCCACTTGAAATCCCGGATTGGCTTTGATTTTAAATTGAACAAATCCCATGCTTCCGTTCACATTTACTAAAGAGGAAGGAAGATAGATGT
Protein-coding sequences here:
- a CDS encoding mevalonate kinase family protein; protein product: MKGPLFYSKILLFGEYGIIKDSKGLSIPYNFYNGALKVDENPSEEAIKSNASLRRFVTYLEQLQKDQPELVTFNLDALKTDVERGMYFDSSIPQGYGVGSSGALVAAIYDKYANDKITVLENLTREKLLQLKTIFSQMESFFHGKSSGLDPLNSYLSIPILINSKDNIEATGIPSQSATGKGAVFLLDSGIVGETAPMVNIFMENLKEEGFRKMLKSQFIKYTDACVENFLGGDMKSLFANTKQLSKVVLNHFKPMIPEQFHGVWQQGIDTNDYYLKLCGSGGGGYILGFTEDLEKAKQSLKDYKLEVVYQF
- a CDS encoding diphosphomevalonate/mevalonate 3,5-bisphosphate decarboxylase family protein, whose protein sequence is MLSEKDFISKPFSTVIENGSFQWSAPSNIALVKYWGKKEHQIPANPSISFTLNNCKTITKLAFAKKQNDSNFSFDLLFEGQPKEDFKPKIQKFLERIEIYCPYLKDYHFTIDTENSFPHSSGIASSASGMAALAMNIMSLERKLYPEMTQNFFNLKASFLARLGSGSACRSVKGNIVVWGNHAEIEGSSDLFGVEFPAKIHDNFKNYQDTILLVDKGEKQVSSTVGHDLMHHHPFAQQRFAQAHENLSAIKKVLEKGDLTEFIKIVESEALTLHSMMMTSIPYFILMKPNTLEIINKIWQFRNETKIPICFTLDAGANVHVLYPENVRVEAMQFITTELVGYCQNGNYICDQVGDGAINFSI
- a CDS encoding TspO/MBR family protein, yielding MQRILRIILVVFTCLTIGYLSGIVTRESITTWYPTLIKPVFNPPNWIFAPVWTMLYVMMGVAGGMIWNRIDTDEENVKKAFKFFIYQLALNALWSYLFFGLQNPLLALIEIVLLWLMIFETYTQFKKIDKVAGMLFIPYLAWVSFATVLNASIWWLNK